A genomic window from Gossypium hirsutum isolate 1008001.06 chromosome D10, Gossypium_hirsutum_v2.1, whole genome shotgun sequence includes:
- the LOC107914705 gene encoding pentatricopeptide repeat-containing protein At3g22470, mitochondrial-like isoform X4, which translates to MGYIDFGSSVLGKMMKVGVQPDVVTLSTLINGLCKRILNGLCKTGNTDRALRFLRMMEERGFKPNIVAYSTVIDCFCKKGLLSEALDLFSKMKVKGIRPNIVIYNCLIHGVCNLGQQKEATRLLNEMAGNNISLDIVTYNILIDAHCKKRVISEAVDTVDAMRKQGIEPNVVTYSILVDAHCKEGMVSKAEDIVDTMRKKGIEPDVVTYNALINGHCLQNKMDEARRVFQLMSKKGCAPAIRSYNIMINGYCKAKRVDEAMELFHEISQKGPTPDIVTYSILMQGMCELGRLSSALKLFRAMLKSRLELDIVSYTILIDGFCTAGRIEVAKELFLQLSVNGLKPDVYTYGIMINGFCKKGLPDEAYQWFRSMGNNDCLPDSCCYNVMIQGFFRNSYTSEATQLLVEMVSMGFSADLCTATLFVDLILQSNKSILI; encoded by the exons ATGG GTTATATTGATTTTGGGTCTTCTGTTTTGGGGAAAATGATGAAGGTAGGTGTTCAACCTGATGTTGTAACTTTGTCCACTTTGATTAATGGACTTTGTAAGCGAA TTCTTAATGGTTTGTGCAAGACCGGGAATACTGATCGAGCTCTTAGGTTtctaagaatgatggaagaaagAGGTTTCAAACCCAATATTGTAGCATATAGCACTGTCATTGACTGTTTTTGTAAGAAGGGGTTACTAAGTGAGGCTCTTGAtcttttctccaaaatgaaagtTAAGGGCATTAGACCAAATATTGTTATTTACAATTGTTTAATTCATGGTGTGTGTAACTTGGGCCAGCAGAAGGAGGCAACCAGGCTTTTGAATGAAATGGCGGGTAACAATATTTCTCTTGATATTGTCACGTATAATATATTGATAGATGCACATTGCAAGAAGAGGGTGATTTCAGAAGCTGTAGATACTGTTGATGCAATGCGAAAGCAAGGCATTGAACCTAATGTTGTCACATACAGTATATTGGTTGATGCACATTGCAAAGAGGGAATGGTTTCTAAAGCTGAAGATATTGTTGATACAATGAGAAAGAAAGGCATTGAGCCTGATGTTGTCACATATAATGCATTAATAAATGGTCATTGCTTGCAAAACAAAATGGATGAAGCTAGAAGAGTATTTCAGTTGATGAGTAAGAAGGGTTGTGCACCTGCTATACGTAGTTACAACATCATGATCAACGGATATTGCAAAGCTAAAAGGGTAGATGAAGCAATGGAACTCTTTCACGAAATATCACAGAAAGGACCAACCCCTGATATTGTCACATACAGCATTCttatgcaaggaatgtgtgaattAGGGAGACTTTCATCTGCATTGAAACTTTTTCGAGCAATGCTGAAGAGTAGGTTGGAACTCGATATTGTCTCTTACACTATCCTAATTGATGGCTTTTGCACAGCTGGGCGTATTGAAGTTGCAAAGGAATTATTTCTTCAACTCTCAGTCAATGGTTTAAAACCTGATGTTTACACATATGGTATAATGATTAATGGATTCTGTAAAAAGGGATTGCCAGATGAAGCATACCAGTGGTTTAGGAGCATGGGGAATAATGATTGTTTGCCTGATAGCTGCTGTTATAATGTAATGATACAGGGGTTTTTTCGAAACAGCTATACCTCAGAGGCAACACAACTTCTTGTGGAAATGGTCAGTATGGGCTTTTCTGCAGATTTATGCACTGCTACCTTATTTGTGGATCTCATCTTACAGTCTAATAAATCAATCTTGATTTGA
- the LOC107914705 gene encoding pentatricopeptide repeat-containing protein At3g22470, mitochondrial-like isoform X5, with the protein MMEKGYRPNLIVYTTVLNGLCKTGNTDRALRFLRMMEERGFKPNIVAYSTVIDCFCKKGLLSEALDLFSKMKVKGIRPNIVIYNCLIHGVCNLGQQKEATRLLNEMAGNNISLDIVTYNILIDAHCKKRVISEAVDTVDAMRKQGIEPNVVTYSILVDAHCKEGMVSKAEDIVDTMRKKGIEPDVVTYNALINGHCLQNKMDEARRVFQLMSKKGCAPAIRSYNIMINGYCKAKRVDEAMELFHEISQKGPTPDIVTYSILMQGMCELGRLSSALKLFRAMLKSRLELDIVSYTILIDGFCTAGRIEVAKELFLQLSVNGLKPDVYTYGIMINGFCKKGLPDEAYQWFRSMGNNDCLPDSCCYNVMIQGFFRNSYTSEATQLLVEMVSMGFSADLCTATLFVDLILQSNKSILI; encoded by the coding sequence ATGATGGAAAAAGGGTATCGACCTAATTTAATTGTTTACACTACAGTTCTTAATGGTTTGTGCAAGACCGGGAATACTGATCGAGCTCTTAGGTTtctaagaatgatggaagaaagAGGTTTCAAACCCAATATTGTAGCATATAGCACTGTCATTGACTGTTTTTGTAAGAAGGGGTTACTAAGTGAGGCTCTTGAtcttttctccaaaatgaaagtTAAGGGCATTAGACCAAATATTGTTATTTACAATTGTTTAATTCATGGTGTGTGTAACTTGGGCCAGCAGAAGGAGGCAACCAGGCTTTTGAATGAAATGGCGGGTAACAATATTTCTCTTGATATTGTCACGTATAATATATTGATAGATGCACATTGCAAGAAGAGGGTGATTTCAGAAGCTGTAGATACTGTTGATGCAATGCGAAAGCAAGGCATTGAACCTAATGTTGTCACATACAGTATATTGGTTGATGCACATTGCAAAGAGGGAATGGTTTCTAAAGCTGAAGATATTGTTGATACAATGAGAAAGAAAGGCATTGAGCCTGATGTTGTCACATATAATGCATTAATAAATGGTCATTGCTTGCAAAACAAAATGGATGAAGCTAGAAGAGTATTTCAGTTGATGAGTAAGAAGGGTTGTGCACCTGCTATACGTAGTTACAACATCATGATCAACGGATATTGCAAAGCTAAAAGGGTAGATGAAGCAATGGAACTCTTTCACGAAATATCACAGAAAGGACCAACCCCTGATATTGTCACATACAGCATTCttatgcaaggaatgtgtgaattAGGGAGACTTTCATCTGCATTGAAACTTTTTCGAGCAATGCTGAAGAGTAGGTTGGAACTCGATATTGTCTCTTACACTATCCTAATTGATGGCTTTTGCACAGCTGGGCGTATTGAAGTTGCAAAGGAATTATTTCTTCAACTCTCAGTCAATGGTTTAAAACCTGATGTTTACACATATGGTATAATGATTAATGGATTCTGTAAAAAGGGATTGCCAGATGAAGCATACCAGTGGTTTAGGAGCATGGGGAATAATGATTGTTTGCCTGATAGCTGCTGTTATAATGTAATGATACAGGGGTTTTTTCGAAACAGCTATACCTCAGAGGCAACACAACTTCTTGTGGAAATGGTCAGTATGGGCTTTTCTGCAGATTTATGCACTGCTACCTTATTTGTGGATCTCATCTTACAGTCTAATAAATCAATCTTGATTTGA
- the LOC107914705 gene encoding pentatricopeptide repeat-containing protein At3g22470, mitochondrial-like isoform X3: MGYIDFGSSVLGKMMKVGVQPDVVTLSTLINGLCKRSKISEALSLFDEMMEKGYRPNLIVYTTVLNGLCKTGNTDRALRFLRMMEERGFKPNIVAYSTVIDCFCKKGLLSEALDLFSKMKVKGIRPNIVIYNCLIHGVCNLGQQKEATRLLNEMAGNNISLDIVTYNILIDAHCKKRVISEAVDTVDAMRKQGIEPNVVTYSILVDAHCKEGMVSKAEDIVDTMRKKGIEPDVVTYNALINGHCLQNKMDEARRVFQLMSKKGCAPAIRSYNIMINGYCKAKRVDEAMELFHEISQKGPTPDIVTYSILMQGMCELGRLSSALKLFRAMLKSRLELDIVSYTILIDGFCTAGRIEVAKELFLQLSVNGLKPDVYTYGIMINGFCKKGLPDEAYQWFRSMGNNDCLPDSCCYNVMIQGFFRNSYTSEATQLLVEMVSMGFSADLCTATLFVDLILQSNKSILI; this comes from the exons ATGG GTTATATTGATTTTGGGTCTTCTGTTTTGGGGAAAATGATGAAGGTAGGTGTTCAACCTGATGTTGTAACTTTGTCCACTTTGATTAATGGACTTTGTAAGCGAAGTAAGATATCTGAGGCTTTGAGTTTGTTTGATGAAATGATGGAAAAAGGGTATCGACCTAATTTAATTGTTTACACTACAGTTCTTAATGGTTTGTGCAAGACCGGGAATACTGATCGAGCTCTTAGGTTtctaagaatgatggaagaaagAGGTTTCAAACCCAATATTGTAGCATATAGCACTGTCATTGACTGTTTTTGTAAGAAGGGGTTACTAAGTGAGGCTCTTGAtcttttctccaaaatgaaagtTAAGGGCATTAGACCAAATATTGTTATTTACAATTGTTTAATTCATGGTGTGTGTAACTTGGGCCAGCAGAAGGAGGCAACCAGGCTTTTGAATGAAATGGCGGGTAACAATATTTCTCTTGATATTGTCACGTATAATATATTGATAGATGCACATTGCAAGAAGAGGGTGATTTCAGAAGCTGTAGATACTGTTGATGCAATGCGAAAGCAAGGCATTGAACCTAATGTTGTCACATACAGTATATTGGTTGATGCACATTGCAAAGAGGGAATGGTTTCTAAAGCTGAAGATATTGTTGATACAATGAGAAAGAAAGGCATTGAGCCTGATGTTGTCACATATAATGCATTAATAAATGGTCATTGCTTGCAAAACAAAATGGATGAAGCTAGAAGAGTATTTCAGTTGATGAGTAAGAAGGGTTGTGCACCTGCTATACGTAGTTACAACATCATGATCAACGGATATTGCAAAGCTAAAAGGGTAGATGAAGCAATGGAACTCTTTCACGAAATATCACAGAAAGGACCAACCCCTGATATTGTCACATACAGCATTCttatgcaaggaatgtgtgaattAGGGAGACTTTCATCTGCATTGAAACTTTTTCGAGCAATGCTGAAGAGTAGGTTGGAACTCGATATTGTCTCTTACACTATCCTAATTGATGGCTTTTGCACAGCTGGGCGTATTGAAGTTGCAAAGGAATTATTTCTTCAACTCTCAGTCAATGGTTTAAAACCTGATGTTTACACATATGGTATAATGATTAATGGATTCTGTAAAAAGGGATTGCCAGATGAAGCATACCAGTGGTTTAGGAGCATGGGGAATAATGATTGTTTGCCTGATAGCTGCTGTTATAATGTAATGATACAGGGGTTTTTTCGAAACAGCTATACCTCAGAGGCAACACAACTTCTTGTGGAAATGGTCAGTATGGGCTTTTCTGCAGATTTATGCACTGCTACCTTATTTGTGGATCTCATCTTACAGTCTAATAAATCAATCTTGATTTGA
- the LOC107914705 gene encoding pentatricopeptide repeat-containing protein At3g22470, mitochondrial-like isoform X6 — translation MMEERGFKPNIVAYSTVIDCFCKKGLLSEALDLFSKMKVKGIRPNIVIYNCLIHGVCNLGQQKEATRLLNEMAGNNISLDIVTYNILIDAHCKKRVISEAVDTVDAMRKQGIEPNVVTYSILVDAHCKEGMVSKAEDIVDTMRKKGIEPDVVTYNALINGHCLQNKMDEARRVFQLMSKKGCAPAIRSYNIMINGYCKAKRVDEAMELFHEISQKGPTPDIVTYSILMQGMCELGRLSSALKLFRAMLKSRLELDIVSYTILIDGFCTAGRIEVAKELFLQLSVNGLKPDVYTYGIMINGFCKKGLPDEAYQWFRSMGNNDCLPDSCCYNVMIQGFFRNSYTSEATQLLVEMVSMGFSADLCTATLFVDLILQSNKSILI, via the coding sequence atgatggaagaaagAGGTTTCAAACCCAATATTGTAGCATATAGCACTGTCATTGACTGTTTTTGTAAGAAGGGGTTACTAAGTGAGGCTCTTGAtcttttctccaaaatgaaagtTAAGGGCATTAGACCAAATATTGTTATTTACAATTGTTTAATTCATGGTGTGTGTAACTTGGGCCAGCAGAAGGAGGCAACCAGGCTTTTGAATGAAATGGCGGGTAACAATATTTCTCTTGATATTGTCACGTATAATATATTGATAGATGCACATTGCAAGAAGAGGGTGATTTCAGAAGCTGTAGATACTGTTGATGCAATGCGAAAGCAAGGCATTGAACCTAATGTTGTCACATACAGTATATTGGTTGATGCACATTGCAAAGAGGGAATGGTTTCTAAAGCTGAAGATATTGTTGATACAATGAGAAAGAAAGGCATTGAGCCTGATGTTGTCACATATAATGCATTAATAAATGGTCATTGCTTGCAAAACAAAATGGATGAAGCTAGAAGAGTATTTCAGTTGATGAGTAAGAAGGGTTGTGCACCTGCTATACGTAGTTACAACATCATGATCAACGGATATTGCAAAGCTAAAAGGGTAGATGAAGCAATGGAACTCTTTCACGAAATATCACAGAAAGGACCAACCCCTGATATTGTCACATACAGCATTCttatgcaaggaatgtgtgaattAGGGAGACTTTCATCTGCATTGAAACTTTTTCGAGCAATGCTGAAGAGTAGGTTGGAACTCGATATTGTCTCTTACACTATCCTAATTGATGGCTTTTGCACAGCTGGGCGTATTGAAGTTGCAAAGGAATTATTTCTTCAACTCTCAGTCAATGGTTTAAAACCTGATGTTTACACATATGGTATAATGATTAATGGATTCTGTAAAAAGGGATTGCCAGATGAAGCATACCAGTGGTTTAGGAGCATGGGGAATAATGATTGTTTGCCTGATAGCTGCTGTTATAATGTAATGATACAGGGGTTTTTTCGAAACAGCTATACCTCAGAGGCAACACAACTTCTTGTGGAAATGGTCAGTATGGGCTTTTCTGCAGATTTATGCACTGCTACCTTATTTGTGGATCTCATCTTACAGTCTAATAAATCAATCTTGATTTGA
- the LOC107914705 gene encoding pentatricopeptide repeat-containing protein At1g62930, chloroplastic-like isoform X2, producing MVAKHRKPSVVEFNKLLGAIVRMKHYAIAVSMYSQMELLGVSYDIYSFNILINCFCQLGYIDFGSSVLGKMMKVGVQPDVVTLSTLINGLCKRILNGLCKTGNTDRALRFLRMMEERGFKPNIVAYSTVIDCFCKKGLLSEALDLFSKMKVKGIRPNIVIYNCLIHGVCNLGQQKEATRLLNEMAGNNISLDIVTYNILIDAHCKKRVISEAVDTVDAMRKQGIEPNVVTYSILVDAHCKEGMVSKAEDIVDTMRKKGIEPDVVTYNALINGHCLQNKMDEARRVFQLMSKKGCAPAIRSYNIMINGYCKAKRVDEAMELFHEISQKGPTPDIVTYSILMQGMCELGRLSSALKLFRAMLKSRLELDIVSYTILIDGFCTAGRIEVAKELFLQLSVNGLKPDVYTYGIMINGFCKKGLPDEAYQWFRSMGNNDCLPDSCCYNVMIQGFFRNSYTSEATQLLVEMVSMGFSADLCTATLFVDLILQSNKSILI from the exons ATGGTTGCGAAGCACCGAAAGCCTTCAGTTGTGGAATTCAACAAATTATTAGGAGCCATTGTTAGAATGAAACATTATGCCATTGCTGTTTCTATGTATAGCCAGATGGAATTATTAGGAGTTTCCTATGACATTTATTCTTTCAACATCTTGATTAATTGCTTTTGTCAATTAGGTTATATTGATTTTGGGTCTTCTGTTTTGGGGAAAATGATGAAGGTAGGTGTTCAACCTGATGTTGTAACTTTGTCCACTTTGATTAATGGACTTTGTAAGCGAA TTCTTAATGGTTTGTGCAAGACCGGGAATACTGATCGAGCTCTTAGGTTtctaagaatgatggaagaaagAGGTTTCAAACCCAATATTGTAGCATATAGCACTGTCATTGACTGTTTTTGTAAGAAGGGGTTACTAAGTGAGGCTCTTGAtcttttctccaaaatgaaagtTAAGGGCATTAGACCAAATATTGTTATTTACAATTGTTTAATTCATGGTGTGTGTAACTTGGGCCAGCAGAAGGAGGCAACCAGGCTTTTGAATGAAATGGCGGGTAACAATATTTCTCTTGATATTGTCACGTATAATATATTGATAGATGCACATTGCAAGAAGAGGGTGATTTCAGAAGCTGTAGATACTGTTGATGCAATGCGAAAGCAAGGCATTGAACCTAATGTTGTCACATACAGTATATTGGTTGATGCACATTGCAAAGAGGGAATGGTTTCTAAAGCTGAAGATATTGTTGATACAATGAGAAAGAAAGGCATTGAGCCTGATGTTGTCACATATAATGCATTAATAAATGGTCATTGCTTGCAAAACAAAATGGATGAAGCTAGAAGAGTATTTCAGTTGATGAGTAAGAAGGGTTGTGCACCTGCTATACGTAGTTACAACATCATGATCAACGGATATTGCAAAGCTAAAAGGGTAGATGAAGCAATGGAACTCTTTCACGAAATATCACAGAAAGGACCAACCCCTGATATTGTCACATACAGCATTCttatgcaaggaatgtgtgaattAGGGAGACTTTCATCTGCATTGAAACTTTTTCGAGCAATGCTGAAGAGTAGGTTGGAACTCGATATTGTCTCTTACACTATCCTAATTGATGGCTTTTGCACAGCTGGGCGTATTGAAGTTGCAAAGGAATTATTTCTTCAACTCTCAGTCAATGGTTTAAAACCTGATGTTTACACATATGGTATAATGATTAATGGATTCTGTAAAAAGGGATTGCCAGATGAAGCATACCAGTGGTTTAGGAGCATGGGGAATAATGATTGTTTGCCTGATAGCTGCTGTTATAATGTAATGATACAGGGGTTTTTTCGAAACAGCTATACCTCAGAGGCAACACAACTTCTTGTGGAAATGGTCAGTATGGGCTTTTCTGCAGATTTATGCACTGCTACCTTATTTGTGGATCTCATCTTACAGTCTAATAAATCAATCTTGATTTGA
- the LOC107914705 gene encoding putative pentatricopeptide repeat-containing protein At1g12700, mitochondrial isoform X1, with protein sequence MVAKHRKPSVVEFNKLLGAIVRMKHYAIAVSMYSQMELLGVSYDIYSFNILINCFCQLGYIDFGSSVLGKMMKVGVQPDVVTLSTLINGLCKRSKISEALSLFDEMMEKGYRPNLIVYTTVLNGLCKTGNTDRALRFLRMMEERGFKPNIVAYSTVIDCFCKKGLLSEALDLFSKMKVKGIRPNIVIYNCLIHGVCNLGQQKEATRLLNEMAGNNISLDIVTYNILIDAHCKKRVISEAVDTVDAMRKQGIEPNVVTYSILVDAHCKEGMVSKAEDIVDTMRKKGIEPDVVTYNALINGHCLQNKMDEARRVFQLMSKKGCAPAIRSYNIMINGYCKAKRVDEAMELFHEISQKGPTPDIVTYSILMQGMCELGRLSSALKLFRAMLKSRLELDIVSYTILIDGFCTAGRIEVAKELFLQLSVNGLKPDVYTYGIMINGFCKKGLPDEAYQWFRSMGNNDCLPDSCCYNVMIQGFFRNSYTSEATQLLVEMVSMGFSADLCTATLFVDLILQSNKSILI encoded by the coding sequence ATGGTTGCGAAGCACCGAAAGCCTTCAGTTGTGGAATTCAACAAATTATTAGGAGCCATTGTTAGAATGAAACATTATGCCATTGCTGTTTCTATGTATAGCCAGATGGAATTATTAGGAGTTTCCTATGACATTTATTCTTTCAACATCTTGATTAATTGCTTTTGTCAATTAGGTTATATTGATTTTGGGTCTTCTGTTTTGGGGAAAATGATGAAGGTAGGTGTTCAACCTGATGTTGTAACTTTGTCCACTTTGATTAATGGACTTTGTAAGCGAAGTAAGATATCTGAGGCTTTGAGTTTGTTTGATGAAATGATGGAAAAAGGGTATCGACCTAATTTAATTGTTTACACTACAGTTCTTAATGGTTTGTGCAAGACCGGGAATACTGATCGAGCTCTTAGGTTtctaagaatgatggaagaaagAGGTTTCAAACCCAATATTGTAGCATATAGCACTGTCATTGACTGTTTTTGTAAGAAGGGGTTACTAAGTGAGGCTCTTGAtcttttctccaaaatgaaagtTAAGGGCATTAGACCAAATATTGTTATTTACAATTGTTTAATTCATGGTGTGTGTAACTTGGGCCAGCAGAAGGAGGCAACCAGGCTTTTGAATGAAATGGCGGGTAACAATATTTCTCTTGATATTGTCACGTATAATATATTGATAGATGCACATTGCAAGAAGAGGGTGATTTCAGAAGCTGTAGATACTGTTGATGCAATGCGAAAGCAAGGCATTGAACCTAATGTTGTCACATACAGTATATTGGTTGATGCACATTGCAAAGAGGGAATGGTTTCTAAAGCTGAAGATATTGTTGATACAATGAGAAAGAAAGGCATTGAGCCTGATGTTGTCACATATAATGCATTAATAAATGGTCATTGCTTGCAAAACAAAATGGATGAAGCTAGAAGAGTATTTCAGTTGATGAGTAAGAAGGGTTGTGCACCTGCTATACGTAGTTACAACATCATGATCAACGGATATTGCAAAGCTAAAAGGGTAGATGAAGCAATGGAACTCTTTCACGAAATATCACAGAAAGGACCAACCCCTGATATTGTCACATACAGCATTCttatgcaaggaatgtgtgaattAGGGAGACTTTCATCTGCATTGAAACTTTTTCGAGCAATGCTGAAGAGTAGGTTGGAACTCGATATTGTCTCTTACACTATCCTAATTGATGGCTTTTGCACAGCTGGGCGTATTGAAGTTGCAAAGGAATTATTTCTTCAACTCTCAGTCAATGGTTTAAAACCTGATGTTTACACATATGGTATAATGATTAATGGATTCTGTAAAAAGGGATTGCCAGATGAAGCATACCAGTGGTTTAGGAGCATGGGGAATAATGATTGTTTGCCTGATAGCTGCTGTTATAATGTAATGATACAGGGGTTTTTTCGAAACAGCTATACCTCAGAGGCAACACAACTTCTTGTGGAAATGGTCAGTATGGGCTTTTCTGCAGATTTATGCACTGCTACCTTATTTGTGGATCTCATCTTACAGTCTAATAAATCAATCTTGATTTGA